The Neodiprion fabricii isolate iyNeoFabr1 chromosome 4, iyNeoFabr1.1, whole genome shotgun sequence genome window below encodes:
- the LOC124181477 gene encoding presenilins-associated rhomboid-like protein, mitochondrial isoform X2, whose protein sequence is MVNTNTKRHRWLLSGVQYHKPKAMSQTTLHHVRYFRRVTDASKQTKSPFTSELTKPGPIHLTRLWKPLGFSIMFSSASIVGSAIWEYENIRARTQRLVHRFEFTRVRRTGWRATVHNWWNSLDEGKKLFVPICFINVLVFCAWRVPALQGTMLRYFCSNPNSSAMCWPMVLSTFSHYTILHLAANMFVLNSFSSPVVAALGKEQFLALYLTSGVMSNLVSYFYKTVFSRPGLSLGASGAIMGILSFACTQYPDSRLSIIFLPMYTFTADSAIKAMVCLDTIGCIMKWQFFDHAAHLGGAAWGIFWQKWGNAYIWQKREPILTFWHEFRGPPRSRS, encoded by the exons ATGGTAAACACTAATACAAAACGGCATCGTTG GCTACTATCTGGTGTGCAGTATCACAAACCAAAAGCCATGTCGCAAACCACCCTGCACCATGTGAGGTATTTTCGAAGAGTAACCGATGCTTCCAAACAAACCAAATCGCCGTTTACTAGTGAACTTACCAAACCAGGTCCTATTCACCTCACAAGACTATGGAAGCCACTTGGTTTTTCTATTATG TTCAGTAGCGCATCAATAGTTGGATCAGCAATTTgggaatatgaaaatattaggGCGCGCACCCAGAGGTTGGTCCATCGATTCGAGTTTACTCGAGTAAGA CGCACTGGATGGAGGGCGACGGTTCACAATTGGTGGAATAGCTTAGACGAAGGAAAAAAGCTATTTGTTCCTATTTGCTTCATAAATGTCTTGGTATTTTGCGCATGGCGTGTACCGGCTCTTCAGGGCACCATGCTACGATATTTTTGCTCCAATCCAAATTCCA GTGCGATGTGTTGGCCAATGGTGTTATCTACATTCTCACACTATACGATCCTGCACTTAGCTGCGAACATGTTTGTTTTGAACAGCTTTAGCTCTCCAGTTGTAGCAGCACTTGGCAAGGAACAGTTTTTAGCTCTATATCTAACCAGTGGTGTGATGTCAAACCTTGTTAGTTACTTTTACAAGACTGTGTTTTCCAGACCAGGCCTTTCTCTTGGAGCT TCAGGAGCCATAATGGGAATTCTGAGCTTTGCCTGCACACAGTATCCTGACTCACGACTcagcattatttttcttccaatgtATACATTCACGGCTGATTCG GCTATTAAGGCAATGGTCTGCCTTGATACGATAGGGTGCATAATGAAGTGGCAGTTTTTTGATCATGCAGCACATTTAGGAGGTGCAGCATGGGGAAT ATTCTGGCAGAAATGGGGCAACGCATATATATGGCAGAAGCGTGAACCGATTTTAACTTTTTGGCACGAATTCAGAGGACCACCTAGGTCTCGCTCATGA
- the LOC124181477 gene encoding presenilins-associated rhomboid-like protein, mitochondrial isoform X3, which translates to MSQTTLHHVRYFRRVTDASKQTKSPFTSELTKPGPIHLTRLWKPLGFSIMFSSASIVGSAIWEYENIRARTQRLVHRFEFTRVRRTGWRATVHNWWNSLDEGKKLFVPICFINVLVFCAWRVPALQGTMLRYFCSNPNSSAMCWPMVLSTFSHYTILHLAANMFVLNSFSSPVVAALGKEQFLALYLTSGVMSNLVSYFYKTVFSRPGLSLGASGAIMGILSFACTQYPDSRLSIIFLPMYTFTADSAIKAMVCLDTIGCIMKWQFFDHAAHLGGAAWGIFWQKWGNAYIWQKREPILTFWHEFRGPPRSRS; encoded by the exons ATGTCGCAAACCACCCTGCACCATGTGAGGTATTTTCGAAGAGTAACCGATGCTTCCAAACAAACCAAATCGCCGTTTACTAGTGAACTTACCAAACCAGGTCCTATTCACCTCACAAGACTATGGAAGCCACTTGGTTTTTCTATTATG TTCAGTAGCGCATCAATAGTTGGATCAGCAATTTgggaatatgaaaatattaggGCGCGCACCCAGAGGTTGGTCCATCGATTCGAGTTTACTCGAGTAAGA CGCACTGGATGGAGGGCGACGGTTCACAATTGGTGGAATAGCTTAGACGAAGGAAAAAAGCTATTTGTTCCTATTTGCTTCATAAATGTCTTGGTATTTTGCGCATGGCGTGTACCGGCTCTTCAGGGCACCATGCTACGATATTTTTGCTCCAATCCAAATTCCA GTGCGATGTGTTGGCCAATGGTGTTATCTACATTCTCACACTATACGATCCTGCACTTAGCTGCGAACATGTTTGTTTTGAACAGCTTTAGCTCTCCAGTTGTAGCAGCACTTGGCAAGGAACAGTTTTTAGCTCTATATCTAACCAGTGGTGTGATGTCAAACCTTGTTAGTTACTTTTACAAGACTGTGTTTTCCAGACCAGGCCTTTCTCTTGGAGCT TCAGGAGCCATAATGGGAATTCTGAGCTTTGCCTGCACACAGTATCCTGACTCACGACTcagcattatttttcttccaatgtATACATTCACGGCTGATTCG GCTATTAAGGCAATGGTCTGCCTTGATACGATAGGGTGCATAATGAAGTGGCAGTTTTTTGATCATGCAGCACATTTAGGAGGTGCAGCATGGGGAAT ATTCTGGCAGAAATGGGGCAACGCATATATATGGCAGAAGCGTGAACCGATTTTAACTTTTTGGCACGAATTCAGAGGACCACCTAGGTCTCGCTCATGA
- the LOC124181477 gene encoding presenilins-associated rhomboid-like protein, mitochondrial isoform X1, protein MATQALLNFGNMSGKWLLSGVQYHKPKAMSQTTLHHVRYFRRVTDASKQTKSPFTSELTKPGPIHLTRLWKPLGFSIMFSSASIVGSAIWEYENIRARTQRLVHRFEFTRVRRTGWRATVHNWWNSLDEGKKLFVPICFINVLVFCAWRVPALQGTMLRYFCSNPNSSAMCWPMVLSTFSHYTILHLAANMFVLNSFSSPVVAALGKEQFLALYLTSGVMSNLVSYFYKTVFSRPGLSLGASGAIMGILSFACTQYPDSRLSIIFLPMYTFTADSAIKAMVCLDTIGCIMKWQFFDHAAHLGGAAWGIFWQKWGNAYIWQKREPILTFWHEFRGPPRSRS, encoded by the exons ATGGCCACGCAGGCGTTGCTCAATTTTGGAAACATGTCGGGCAAATG GCTACTATCTGGTGTGCAGTATCACAAACCAAAAGCCATGTCGCAAACCACCCTGCACCATGTGAGGTATTTTCGAAGAGTAACCGATGCTTCCAAACAAACCAAATCGCCGTTTACTAGTGAACTTACCAAACCAGGTCCTATTCACCTCACAAGACTATGGAAGCCACTTGGTTTTTCTATTATG TTCAGTAGCGCATCAATAGTTGGATCAGCAATTTgggaatatgaaaatattaggGCGCGCACCCAGAGGTTGGTCCATCGATTCGAGTTTACTCGAGTAAGA CGCACTGGATGGAGGGCGACGGTTCACAATTGGTGGAATAGCTTAGACGAAGGAAAAAAGCTATTTGTTCCTATTTGCTTCATAAATGTCTTGGTATTTTGCGCATGGCGTGTACCGGCTCTTCAGGGCACCATGCTACGATATTTTTGCTCCAATCCAAATTCCA GTGCGATGTGTTGGCCAATGGTGTTATCTACATTCTCACACTATACGATCCTGCACTTAGCTGCGAACATGTTTGTTTTGAACAGCTTTAGCTCTCCAGTTGTAGCAGCACTTGGCAAGGAACAGTTTTTAGCTCTATATCTAACCAGTGGTGTGATGTCAAACCTTGTTAGTTACTTTTACAAGACTGTGTTTTCCAGACCAGGCCTTTCTCTTGGAGCT TCAGGAGCCATAATGGGAATTCTGAGCTTTGCCTGCACACAGTATCCTGACTCACGACTcagcattatttttcttccaatgtATACATTCACGGCTGATTCG GCTATTAAGGCAATGGTCTGCCTTGATACGATAGGGTGCATAATGAAGTGGCAGTTTTTTGATCATGCAGCACATTTAGGAGGTGCAGCATGGGGAAT ATTCTGGCAGAAATGGGGCAACGCATATATATGGCAGAAGCGTGAACCGATTTTAACTTTTTGGCACGAATTCAGAGGACCACCTAGGTCTCGCTCATGA
- the LOC124181449 gene encoding mediator of RNA polymerase II transcription subunit 12, with protein sequence MMSILYEKRPLKRPRLGPPDVYPQEPKQKEDELTLVNVKHGFATMPQLSDEFGSAKQCNVTAAKVGAYFNGILAKKEEFATMPDTGRKRQQINPKDNFWPVTARTKNGIEAWFKDLSGCKPLLALAKKAPNFNKKEEIFMMLCEYQVPMLRAAWFIKLSSAYTVAVSEAKIKKRQLPDPTTEWTGTLIKFLKDQLTKLQEYYHMNHNISNGMSNSTNGSNLNNNSTNNTVNNQPTTPNPNPGTTAGPAMNEDHKLALKQWHYCIQLAKYMFEEGLLDRQELLQWILELLDKMRSAPLDDGILKLLLPLALQYLEEFVQSELLARKLAYLCCRKIAQMCSNVENSNNPQSPMVTASVKSEVSNIKENPIAPMPVNPFTVTFNDYINCPHHRDIILGLSAIIQVITIECPTALVWNSVGEGKAPSVLNGSPLDHLPSPPSALPCPPASSINPTMKQIKVAQESIRRRSLAAEGRWSCDKWQQSSAGMTTTKVLAALDALDRHSFDRMDALNSLDTLYAKIFTATPKENTNERDTKVEYSPQQDAAIIEILCEWAVSSERWGEHRAMAVAKLLEKRQSEATGETNDNDDKDSVCSNASPPGLPIFQPLLMKFLDTDAPILDHSSSQSKAQFTNLVHLFSELIRHDVFSHDAYMCTLISRGDLIQGPAASKPSTPNNREPIDEDSLFPGIDLKPAKLEVPDHGRTMDYDDSKIDDDLDKLLQHIKEDQQNSMDAPDSPKEDALGGHNAHDGLDSKSPNPCRHLLYTTHFPLPQDETCSQHDCNQRHVLLYGVGRVRDEARHVVRKMTKEICKLFGKKFSIDVAEGGKVKKHSRSEFNFEAVTQKFQNLSYFDQHVVTWQCATQVIEMLNTFALAGSSYLPVQEHVAFLFDLMELALNIYGLIDVCIQILKELPEIEAQLTVRNSQLVRSYTTSLSLYVVGVLRRYHCCLLLAPEQTTAVFDLLCKVVKHVSNPSDCSSAERCVLAHLYDLYSSCSLLKTKPHGVEAFSNAYPKIRTALYSALQPTPSNHVYNSQFMIDVFSSPRRSGKIEPQWARQLNETPANRYSFVCNAIIVAVSSETDNDKLNDVAIICAELTACCNALSAEWLGVLMALCCSSNSSSFYIDVLNQVDVQNLNVRNSLAVFTSILIARHCFSLEDFVVHIALPSLVKACNEGRGDADMEAEAGALLTCHLLLQLFKTVECPQPALYSVSTSPHPLPSGNLRRYSIKLSCDRHLLAAAHNNIRVGPVLAVLKAILVVGDATAGKLPPKKPDIPMAHSNKAGPGSVGASERESISHILGTSDILGGGDDLGLDLGLSSSNVNMETENVKGLSAFAQHVLRQICSQEWVLERCLQNPEELCHPDMLLDNMLTPRQAQRLLHMICYPDTLIDTFLDQKTHITNILENLEQWSLRMSWLDLQLMYKQYPAGSSDLTQWLDTVAKAAIDVFQLNTTSGKPDKKSGSIWLVAPLVSKLPSAVQGRVLKVAGQVLESGNWSKASREKGRSKSPSLFNHQPFLSLVLTCLKGQDDQREGLLTSLHSQLTQFLNMSKEEKNIGLEDPKTREVLQDALQLRFSLVGGVFDTIQRNTTVTTDWAILFVQLISYGVIDLNNNSELFTTVIDMLATLIHSTLVSDSQSEKDENKKHYQNLMKKLKKELGDRNSQSIQFVRQLLPLPKVTMEVITCEPVGCLTDTKGNKIAGFDSIDKKQGLQVCDSQKVSAWELLEGHKNPAPLSWAWFRAVKMERKPLTYQGAQKLLRYHTHSAIKPASHYLDPPPLPPEDLEPDKKESEPGKADTPMSVESPGRTGKGKAMKPRKPRKNKGAATPTAPIPQQMQQQGPPQMQQIPYGQQPQVVQQQAMFPGQPQQPQQQWYPNQQGPTPQQQYGYGQQIPPAQVSGHRYERPGMNNQSKQALSNMLRLRVPSNQFMGGQQQPGAPPGPGPAAYQGMQRPQFIRQQLRTQHAGPGLNPQQTMFPPQQQQQGIYAGMQQGMNQNYAGYGGQQMLPQQQQQQMLQQPQQQQQQQQQQQQQQQQQQQQGMMNQQQNMMFQNPQQMIGAQRGQEYMPQQRMQPGTARPPYHQAPNVTMNTMGPMGGGVQNQPAPPYRQASGKPGSVGVAGVGAGGVGLQQQNQQFQQQAINQQRMRHMLAMQQQQQQQGGGGGQQPTPQLVAHLQRHSNQPPQHPYQHQPPPY encoded by the exons ATGATGAGCATATTGTATGAAAAACGGCCTTTAAAAAGGCCAAGATTAGGCCCTCCCGACGTATATCCACAAGAGCCTAAGCAAAAGGAGGATGAGCTTACACTAGTGAACGTTAAACATGGTTTTGCCACAATGCCTCAATTATCCGATGAATTTGGATCAGCCAAGCAATGTAATGTCACTGCTGCAAAAGTTGGTGCATATTTCAACGGTATACTTGCTAAGAAAGAAGAATTTGCCACGATGCCTGATACGGGAAGAAAGAGACAGCAGATTAATCCTAAGGATAATTTTTGGCCTGTAACTGCCAGAACTAAAAATGGGATCGAAGCTTGGTTCAAAGATCTGTCTGGCTGTAAGCCTTTGCTGGCATTGGCCAAGAAAGCCCCTAATTTTAacaagaaagaagaaatttttatgatgTTATGTGAATATCAAGTACCGATGCTGAGAGCCGCTTGGTTTATTAAATTAAGTTCTGCTTATACCGTTGCTGTTTCTGAAgcaaaaattaagaaaagaCAATTACCTGATCCAACAACTG aATGGACTGGTactttaataaaatttctaaaagaTCAGCTGACCAAATTACAAGAATATTATCACATGAATCACAATATCTCTAATGGCATGAGCAACAGTACCAATGGTAGTAATCTGAATAATAACAGCACCAATAATACTGTGAATAATCAACCAACTACACCAAACCCAAATCCTGGGACAACTGCGGGTCCAGCTATGAACGAAGATCATAAATTAGCACTTAAACAGTGGCATTACTGTATTCAATTAGCCAAATACATGTTTGAGGAAGGATTGCTCGATAGGCAAGAACTGTTACAATGGATCTTAGAACTTCTCGATAAAATGAGATCTGCTCCGTTGGATGATGGGATTTTGAAGCTCTTATTACCATTGGCTTTGCAATATCTAGAAGAGTTTGTTCAGTCGGAGTTGTTAGCTAGAAAATTGGCATACTTATGCTGTCGTAAAATCGCACAGATGTGCAGCAATGTAGAAAACAGCAATAATCCTCAAAGTCCTATGGTCACTGCCTCTGTAAAATCAGAAGTGAGTAATATAAAAGAGAATCCCATTGCTCCAATGCCGGTTAATCCATTTACCGTGACTTTCAACGACTATATTAACTGTCCACATCACAGAGACATAATCTTGGGATTATCGGCTATAATTCAG GTAATTACAATCGAGTGTCCGACCGCCTTAGTTTGGAATAGTGTCGGAGAAGGTAAAGCACCATCAGTTTTAAATGGGTCTCCATTAGATCATCTGCCTAGTCCTCCATCAGCCTTACCATGCCCCCCTGCCAGTTCGATAAATCCGACGATGAAACAGATCAAGGTTGCTCAAGAAAGTATTCGCAGACGATCATTAGCTGCTGAAGGCCGATGGTCGTGTGACAAATGGCAGCAGAGTAGTGCCGGTATGACAACGACTAAGGTTTTAGCTGCTCTGGATGCTTTAGATCGTCATAGTTTTGACAGAATGGATGCCTTAAACTCTCTGGATACACTGTATGCTAAAATATTCACTGCTACACCTAAGGAAAATACAAATGAGAGAGACACGAAAGTTGAATATTCTCCGCAGCAAGATGCCGctattatagaaattttatgtGAATGGGCGGTAAGTTCGGAACGATGGGGCGAGCATAGAGCAATGGCTGTGGCTAAGTTATTGGAAAAACGTCAGAGTGAAGCTACTGGAGAAactaatgataatgatgacaAAGACAGTGTTTGTAGTAATGCTTCACCACCAGGGTTGCCAATTTTTCAACCGCTACTCATGAAATTTCTAGATACCGATGCTCCGATTTTAGACCATAGTTCTTCCCAGTCCAAAGCACAGTTCACCAATTTGGTTCACTTATTTTCCGAGCTTATTCGTCACGACGTCTTTTCGCATGACGCATATATGTGTACTTTGATATCTCGAGGGGATCTGATCCAAG GACCAGCTGCTAGTAAACCAAGTACACCGAACAATCGTGAACCAATAGACGAAGACAGCTTATTTCCTGGAATTGATTTGAAACCAGCTAAATTGGAAGTGCCGGATCACGGAAGAACAATGGATTATGATGATAGTAAAATTGATGATGATTTAGATAAGCTGCTACAACATATTAAAGAAGATCAACAGAATAGCATGGATGCTCCAGACAGTCCAAAGGAAGATGCCTTGGGTGGCCATAACGCACATGATGGGCTAGATTCTAAAAGTCCAAATCCATGTAGACATTTACTTTATACTACACATTTTCCATTGCCACAG gATGAAACCTGCAGTCAACATGACTGCAATCAACGCCACGTTCTGTTATATGGTGTAGGACGAGTACGAGACGAAGCAAGACATGTCGTtagaaaaatgacaaaagaaatttgcaaattatttggaaaaaaatttagcatCGATGTTGCAGAAGGTGGCAAAGTAAAAAAACACTCACGGagtgaattcaattttgaagcTGTTACTCAAAAGTTTCAAAACTTGAGTTATTTTGACCAACACGTCGTCACGTGGCAATGTGCTACACAAGTCATTGAAATGCTAAACACATTTGCATTAGCCGGATCATCTTACTTACCTGTTCAGGAACATGTCGCATTCTTATTTGACCTAATGGAACTTGCGCTGAACATATACGGACTTATTGATGTTTGTATTCAGATATTAAAAGAACTGCCAGAGATTGAAGCACAATTGACAGTCAGAAATAGTCAGCTCGTCAGAAGTTACACCACGAGCTTGAGTTTATATGTTGTCGGAGTGCTAAGGCGATATCATTGTTGTTTATTAC TTGCTCCAGAACAAACAACAGCAGTGTTTGATCTCCTCTGCAAAGTTGTCAAGCATGTTTCGAATCCAAGTGACTGTAGCTCTGCTGAACGTTGCGTTTTGGCACATCTGTACGATTTGTACTCAAGTTGTTCATTATTGAAGACAAAACCCCACGGTGTGGAAGCTTTCAGTAATGCATACCCTAAAATTCGAACAGCTTTGTACAGTGCATTACAACCAACTCCATCGAACCACGTTTACAATTCTCAATTCATGATTGATGTCTTTAGTAGTCCGAGACGTAGTGGAAAAATTGAGCCTCAATGGGCCAGACAGCTGAACGAAACTCCGGCGAATCGTTATAGCTTTGTATGCAATGCAATTATTGTTGCTGTGAGCAGTGAGACAGATAATGATAAATTAAATGACGTTGCGATAATTTGCGCAGAGCTCACAGCCTGCTGTAATGCTCTGAGTGCCGAGTGGTTGGGTGTCTTAATGGCATTATGTTGTTCATCCAACAGTTCATCATTTTATATCGATGTTTTAAATCAAGTTGatgttcaaaatttgaatgtcCGTAATTCTTTGGCCGTATTTACATCGATTTTGATTG CCAGACACTGCTTCTCCTTGGAAGATTTTGTAGTGCACATAGCATTGCCGTCTCTTGTAAAGGCTTGTAATGAAGGCCGCGGTGATGCGGATATGGAAGCTGAAGCAGGTGCTCTGTTAACTTGCCACTTACTTCTACAACTATTCAAAACAGTCGAGTGCCCACAACCGGCTTTATATTCAGTTAGCACCAGTCCGCATCCGCTGCCCAGTGGGAATTTGAGACGTTACAGTATAAAACTTAGCTGTGACAGACACCTGCTAGCAGCTGCCCACAATAATATCAGAGTCGGACCTGTATTAGCAGTTTTAAAAGCGATTCTGGTTGTTGGTGATGCTACAGCAGGTAAACTGCCGCCTAAAAAGCCAGACATTCCAATGGCTCACTCTAATAAAGCTGGTCCAGGCAGCGTGGGTGCTAGTGAGAGAGAGTCTATTAGTCACATATTGGGCACCAGTGACATTTTAGGCGGAGGCGATGACTTGGGTCTCGACCTTGGATTATCATCAAGCAATGTTAACATGGAGACAGAAAATGTTAAAGGTTTGTCAGCTTTTGCTCAGCATGTATTGCGCCAGATATGCAGCCAAGAATGGGTGCTGGAAAGGTGTCTACAAAATCCCGAAGAATTGTGTCATCCCGACATGCTTTTGGACAACATGTTAACTCCTCGTCAAGCTCAAAGATTATTGCACATGATATGTTATCCTGACACGCTTATAGACACATTTTTAGACCAGAAAACGCACATCACCAATATACTGGAAAACCTCGAACAATGGAGTCTACGAATGTCTTGGCTTGACTTGCAGCTTATGTACAAACAATATCCAGCAGGTTCGAGTGATTTAACGCAATGGTTAGATACTGTGGCTAAAGCAGCAATTGACGTGTTCCAACTGAACACTACCTCCGGTAAACCGGACAAGAAGTCAGGTTCTATATGGTTGGTAGCACCTTTGGTATCGAAGCTGCCTAGTGCTGTACAAGGTCGTGTTTTAAAAGTAGCTGGACAAGTGTTAGAATCTGGTAATTGGTCTAAAGCAAGCAGAGAAAAAGGCAGATCGAAATCACCGTCTCTGTTCAATCATCAGCCATTTTTATCTCTAGTATTAACCTGTTTAAAAGGACAAGATGATCAAAGGGAAGGGTTGTTAACATCTCTGCACTCACAGTTGacacaatttttgaatatgagcaaggaagaaaaaaatattggtttGGAAGATCCAAAAACCAGGGAAGTGTTGCAGGATGCTCTTCAACTGAGGTTCAGTTTGGTGGGTGGAGTTTTTGACACAATTCAAAGAAATACCACCGTAACAACTGACTGGGCGATCTTGTTTGTACAATTGATTAGTTATGGTGTCATAGACTTGAACAATAATTCAGAACTATTTACAACGGTAATAGATATGTTAGCAACTCTAATACATTCCACGCTTGTTTCGGATTCGCAGTCTGAGaaagatgaaaacaaaaagcattATCAGAATCTGATGAAAAAACTTAAGAAGGAATTGGGTGATAGAAATTCACAGAGCATACAATTTGTAAGACAGTTGTTACCTTTGCCCAAAGTGACAATGGAAGTTATCACATGCGAACCTGTCGGCTGTTTGACGGATACAAAGGGCAACAAGATAGCTGGATTTGACAGCATTGATAAAAAACAG GGTTTACAAGTATGTGACTCACAAAAAGTATCTGCTTGGGAGTTATTAGAAGGGCATAAAAATCCAGCACCACTATCTTGGGCCTGGTTTCGAGCTgtgaaaatggaaagaaaaccACTGACTTATCAAGGAGCTCAAAAGTTGCTACGTTATCATACTCATAGTGCAATAAAACCTGCAAGTCATTATTTAGACCCACCGCCACTACCTCCCGAAGATTTAGAACCAGATAAAAAGGAATCAGAACCTGGAAAAGCTGATACACCAATGAGTGTTGAATCCCCTGGCAGAACAGGCAAAGGAAAGGCTATGAAACCTAGAAAACCTAGAAAAAACAAAGGCGCAGCTACTCCAACGGCACCAATACCTCAGCAAATGCAG caACAAGGTCCACCGCAAATGCAACAGATACCGTATGGTCAACAACCGCAGGTGGTACAACAACAAGCAATGTTCCCCGGGCAACCGCAACAACCACAACAGCAATGGTACCCAAATCAACAAGGACCAACACCACAGCAGCAGTATGGTTACGGACAGCAAATTCCACCTGCTCAAGTCAGCGGTCATCGATACGAACGTCCTGGCATGAATAACCAGTCGAAACAGGCACTATCCAATATGCTACGCCTTCGCGTACCATCCAATCAGTTTATGGGAGGACAACAACAGCCTGGTGCACCCCCAGGACCTGGACCAGCTGCATACCAGGGTATGCAGAGACCACAGTTCATTAGACAACAATTGCGAACACAGCATGCTGGCCCAGGATTAAATCCCCAGCAAACTATGTTCCCAccacaacagcagcagcaaggAATATATGCTGGGATGCAACAAG GAATGAATCAAAACTATGCAGGTTACGGAGGGCAACAAATGTTGccacagcagcaacagcagcaaatGTTACAGCagccgcagcagcagcagcagcaacagcagcaacaacagcaacaacaacaacagcagcaacaacaaggCATGATGAATCAGCAGCAGAATATGATGTTCCAGAATCCACAGCAAATGATTGGTGCTCAACGAGGACAAGAATATATGCCACAGCAAAGAATGCAGCCAGGTACTGCCCGGCCGCCTTATCATCAG GCACCAAACGTCACAATGAACACTATGGGGCCAATGGGTGGGGGAGTTCAAAATCAACCAGCTCCCCCATACAGACAAGCTAGTGGCAAGCCTGGTTCAGTTGGAGTTGCTGGTGTTGGAGCAGGTGGTGTTGGGTTACAGCAACAAAATCAACAATTCCAACAG CAGGCCATAAATCAGCAACGCATGCGGCATATGCTAGCCatgcaacaacaacaacaacagcaaggTGGAGGTGGTGGACAACAGCCGACACCTCAATTGGTAGCTCACCTTCAACGACATTCAAATCAACCACCCCAACATCCTTATCAACATCAACCTCCGCCGTATTAA
- the LOC124181484 gene encoding S-formylglutathione hydrolase, whose translation MPEITLVSQNKSFGGWQKVFTHDSVELKCKMRFGVYLPPQTEQGPVPVIYWLSGLECTEANFIQKGAAQKYAAQYGVIIVAPDTSPRGLNIPGEDDDWDFGTGAGFYVDATNEPWKNNYRMYSYVTKELPALINEKFPAIPDRKSIAGHSMGGHGAFIAVLKNPGLYRSVSAMSPICNPINCPWGKKAFNGYLGGVEGDSKWKDWDSTELIKKYNGPQLDILIDQGTNDNFLTKSQLLPENLVAAAKESGVAVNLRLQEGYDHSYYFISTFIEDHIKHHAKYLKA comes from the exons ATGCCTGAGATCACATTAGTATCCCAAAATAAGAGTTTTGGTGGATGGCAAAAGGTCTTCACCCATGACAG tgtggagttaaaatgtaaaatgagGTTTGGTGTCTATCTACCACCACAAACAGAACAAGGCCCAGTTCCAGTTATTTATTGGCTGTCTGGTTTAGAGTGTACCGaagcaaattttattcaaaaaggaGCAGCACAAAAGTACGCAGCTCAGTATGGTGTCATAATTGTTGCACCTGACACTAGTCCCCGTGGACTTAACATCCCAGGCGAAGATGATGACTGGGATTTTGGAACAGGTGCCGGATTCTACGTTGATGCAACAAACGAACCATGGAAAAATAACTACAGAATGTATTCCTACGTTACAAAGGAATTACCGGcattaataaatgaaaagtttcCAGCCATCCCTGATCGAAAGTCTATAGCAGGTCATAG TATGGGTGGACATGGAGCATTTATCGCTGTTCTGAAAAACCCAGGCCTATACAGATCAGTCTCTGCAATGTCACCGATTTGTAATCCTATAAATTGCCCATGGGGAAAAAAGGCTTTTAATGGATATTTAGGTGGCGTGGAAGGAGATAGTAAATGGAAAGATTGGGATTCTACTGaactaattaaaaaatataatggaCCTCAACTGGATATCCTAATTGACCAG GGTACAAACGATAATTTCTTGACAAAATCGCAATTATTACCTGAAAACTTGGTGGCTGCAGCTAAGGAATCTGGAGTGGCTGTTAATCTGAGGCTACAAGAAGGTTACGACCACAGTTACTACTTCATATCAACATTTATTGAAGATCACATCAAACATCACGCCAAGTACTTGAAAGCTTGA